The following nucleotide sequence is from Pochonia chlamydosporia 170 chromosome 4, whole genome shotgun sequence.
CGACCGCGAAACAGTAAACCATGCGCACGACACCTACCCGGCGATCCCTTATTCCTAGGCGGTGACACCTTTGGGAGCGTGTGATGACATTGAACAGTTGTACAGGGATGAAAACGCGTCTGAGCTTAAAAAGAGAAGGACATGATGATTCAGTCCATCTTCAAATTTGAACCACGGACAACGAAAAGTGTGGTGCAACAACCGGCCTAGCTCGAAGACCCTGGAATCCGATCCCATAGCTGCCGCATCTTGGTACTCCACGACTCCATCATGCCGGCAGATGCGAACAAAATAGTTGTTTTCTCAACCCCATCCGCCGACTTCCAATGAACATTCAACCGGTACGGAGGCTCTGCAATACTGTTAGCAAGTCAGACAACAATACTAGTAGGCTCTTAAGTGAAGCAAGTACCAGACGATGTATCAAAGTCTAGAACATTCTTAAGGAAAATCCGCCCTTTTAAACGAAGAGTTAAACTGACGGGGCTTCCATCGCCGTAGAATTTCTTTTTGCAGCAGATGAGGACCTTTTCGAAGAGATAGACTTGGAACTATAGTCTTGTCAGCACAAATTATTGCAGATATGCACATGGGAGCCTGAGAGCGCCTACACTTCTTTCCGATCTTCCGTGGTGTCCAGTTTGGCATCGCATCGTGTCAAACGCTACTAATCTTCCAAATGTGTTTGGCTGAAGACCCTTCCAGTCCTCTACACGATTCCAAAGCTTCGTCAGCTCGTCATTCAACGACATTTCCATGAGAGCCATTCCAGCCTTATGCAACGTCCGGTGATATGAGGCACTGGTCGCCTGTAGTGCAGCAAACTTTGTCTCGTCGGCTTGTATTTCATGCAGCAGCTCCTACACCTTGTCAGGTTAAGTTAGATGGCGTGTTTAGTCTTTCGCACCTTCAGAAAGCATGAGTATTTAGCAAAGCGAGAATATGGCCGCTGAAAGGTGAGATGAATCATGGCATGGTCCGTAACTTGCTCCAGAACATCAGCAGATCCCGTAGCCATCAACATTTTCTGCTGTTCTCGAATCGCTGCTTTGAGATGGCGCTTGTGATTTGCGATGTACGTAATATACACGTCCGCTGCGTCGTCCAACATGGAAAAGACGACGCTCAAATCTTGCGCTTCTGTGGGAAGCAATGAAACAGATTCTAAACGATCAAGAAATCGTCTTTGGAAGTCGATAAGAGCATTCACCTTTCCAAATACCTCGTCGACAACATCCGCTGCTAGGACTCCCTGATCTTGAACCAGGCGTCTCAAGTCTACGAGGCGCTCCAACGCTTGAACATATCCGCGCTCTGTTGATACTATCTCAGATACAATTAGGTCGTATTTGGTTGTTCTCGCGGGATTTTGCTCCGTTGGCAAACTGATTGGAGCCCGCATTCTTCACTGGTTGTCAGCCTTGCTCAGGGCTGAGTCCAATGCAATTCTCGACGCCGCAAAGAAACTGGTTTGGCTTCGACTAAGGTTGTCGGTCATCTACTCGGTCAACTAGAAGGCGCAAATTTATGGCCGCAGAGCCAGCTGACACGAGACATGGAATCGTCAGCGCTATCGCGATACCGTAAAACGCTGAAGAAACGGATAAGAATGGTTTGTGTGCATTTCCGTGCGCCACCTGAGGTAAGACAATATTTGCTCCCAACACGTGATAAGGTGACACATGATGAGCATATTGAAACAGTTCTATTCAAAACTAACTAATTAAATTATAAATAATCTCCGTATTAACGTTTGGCATCGTCGAGTCATGTACTGAAGGAATACATCGAACTGTGTGAGGAATGACGAACATGTAACAAAAACTTGGAGGAGGCTAATGCCACCAAGCCGTTGATTTACTAGAAACCCCACTGTCAAAACATCTCCACTAAGTCAGTTTGCCTGGCAAAGGGTTAGCAATGGGTAGAGGAGATCATTGTAAACTCACAGACTATTCAAGATCAGATCGGATAACCTATGCGGGTGGCAAATTCCTGTCACCGGCATCCAATGAAATGAACTAAGCTAGCAATTCTTCACTTTTACCGGAACCCAGCCCAGAAATGTAAACGTAAATATGACGCCCTAGAGTCACAGCACACGACCAATTGACCAATTCGACCCTGTTTTCCAAACGCCACAATTGAGAGCTATTTCAGTGTCACGGTTCCTCATCCTAGACACCTCGTCACAACGGAAAGAATGTAACATCGTGAATCTCAACTAGGACGACAACCATGGCCGTACAGGACATCGAAAGCTTCAAGGTGGCCATGACGGCCGTGTACGGCCCATTCGATGAGTTGACAGGAGACAAGGTGAGGAATTGGATTCCTCCCAGTTCCCCCGGCGCGGGCGGACATCACGGCCGATACTTGTGGACCGACGCATTTGGGGTCATTAATTTCTTAACTCTATACAAAGAGACATCAATGGAACACTATCTTCACCTTGCGAAACGCTTGGTCTACACCGTGCACAATGTTCTAGGACGCACGAGAGAAGGAAGCCAACGGCTGCCGGGGGCTACAGACGACGCTCCTTTGAAGGGAGGTTTGAGAATTGGCAAATTGACCGAGGCAGGGGCTGACTGCGACGGCCAATATCATCACTACCTGACTATATGGATGTTTGCTCTGAATCGCGTGTCAGTTGCAACGGGTGACTTAACGTTCAATAACTTGGCGATCgaattggccaaggcgaTTCACGACCACTTCGTTATATCGGATGACGTCGGGAACATGCGAATGGTGTGGAAGATCTCAACCGACATGAAGGACGTGCTGGTTCCTTCAGAGGGCCATCTAGACGCTGCTACCGGCTTCGCCATCTACAGGCTTTTGCAAAACACCGCAGCGCTGTATGGCGCAGACGACGATACAATCTTGAGTAAAGAGATAGAAGATTACGCAGCTCTGATGCTACGTCCCGGCAAGCTGGCGCCGACGACCGATTTCTTAGACTTGGGCATGGGTCTGTGGATGTGTCATCTGTGTCATGAAGAGCCTTGGGCGGATAAGCTGTCCAACCAATCGCTTCAGATGC
It contains:
- a CDS encoding rhoGEF domain-containing protein codes for the protein MRAPISLPTEQNPARTTKYDLIVSEIVSTERGYVQALERLVDLRRLVQDQGVLAADVVDEVFGKVNALIDFQRRFLDRLESVSLLPTEAQDLSVVFSMLDDAADVYITYIANHKRHLKAAIREQQKMLMATGSADVLEQVTDHAMIHLTFQRPYSRFAKYSCFLKELLHEIQADETKFAALQATSASYHRTLHKAGMALMEMSLNDELTKLWNRVEDWKGLQPNTFGRLVAFDTMRCQTGHHGRSERSFQVYLFEKVLICCKKKFYGDGSPVSLTLRLKGRIFLKNVLDFDTSSEPPYRLNVHWKSADGVEKTTILFASAGMMESWSTKMRQLWDRIPGSSS
- a CDS encoding l-ascorbic acid binding protein (similar to Togninia minima UCRPA7 XP_007917145.1), with product MAVQDIESFKVAMTAVYGPFDELTGDKVRNWIPPSSPGAGGHHGRYLWTDAFGVINFLTLYKETSMEHYLHLAKRLVYTVHNVLGRTREGSQRLPGATDDAPLKGGLRIGKLTEAGADCDGQYHHYLTIWMFALNRVSVATGDLTFNNLAIELAKAIHDHFVISDDVGNMRMVWKISTDMKDVLVPSEGHLDAATGFAIYRLLQNTAALYGADDDTILSKEIEDYAALMLRPGKLAPTTDFLDLGMGLWMCHLCHEEPWADKLSNQSLQMLRSHLGSAEGAPLRRYKGLAFREFGAYLGARCVGTDDELDAKIAALIKAREKDTPHVDRDLKPISHVMYASAVIPGAFRRDYFSNPWSRN